The segment GCGACTCCTCGCGACTCCagcgactctggacgactatagacgactccgaacgactccaggcgGCTGCggcaactccggacgactccgacttcaaACGCCTCCGGCTGACTCTGGAAGATCTCGGGCGATTACGAACGGCTCCGGAAGACTGCGAACGATTTCAGGTGACTCTGagaaaaataagaagtttcagaaacGAATTCAGCCCGGGGAATCGCCATGagaatggattgtttacaaatagatttggattctttgcggctatcaatatGTAGCATCATTGGATCCGAACGCCTGTTCTCATGGAGATGCCAAAACCGACTCCGATctcgaagccgattctgatttcggagctgatccagagccgatttcggaaactgattccggacctactatccggaatcgaaccagaaaacttcggagctagccggaatcgattccgacgaaaacttcattctTCCCTTCACTAATCCGGACGATtacgaacgactccgactctgggcAGAActagtcggaatcggactaattacagccggagtcggatcggagtcgtgggtgcgctccaaagagcacaccACTAAATCGAAACGCTTTCACCCGTATTTCCCAGTGTCTACCGCAAGCGAAAGCTCCACAAGTGTCCGACGCTcaagcacaacaacaatcaacaacCGAACACACCATCCCTCCACCCCCTCTCCCTTCCAGCCCAATTCGCCCTGAATCGATGGCCAACGTGCCGGACGGTGTGCCCCgcgtcctgctgctgctcagtGGCAAGCGCAAATGTGGCAAGGATTTTCTCGCCGACGCGCTCCTGCAACGGTACGCTAACGGggtgctctttctctctctctctctccctctctcttggTCGctttttaacctttttttctctttttcggGCCAGGCTCGGCACGGACCGGGCCCAGATCGTCCGGATCTCGGAACCGATCAAGCGGCACTGGGCGGAAGCGATGGGCCTGGATTTGGCCGCCCTGCTCGGCGACGGTGCGTACAAGGAGCGGTACCGGCGGCAGATGATCGAGTGGAGCGACGGGCGCCGGCAGGAGGACTACGGTGTGTTTTGCCGCGCCGCCTGCGCCACCATCGACCGGCCGATCTGCATCGTGAGCGACGTGCGGCGCCAGACCGATGTGCGCTACTTCCGCGAGGCGTACGGGCCCGAGACCCGCCTGCGCACGGTGCGGATTGAGGCGAGCGAGCAGGTCCGGCACGGGCGCGGCTGGCAGTTTCAGGCGGGCGTCGACGACGTCCAATCGGAGTGCGATCTCGACGGGTACGCCGGGTGGGATTTGGTGCTGACGAACGAGCGCCCGGACGGGGTGGGCGAGCTGCTCGACCGGCTGGTGCAGCTGATCGAATGCTGAGAACTGAGAGCACAAATACGGGGGCGGGGGGGTGTGGTTTAAACATAAgaaacacttttttatttattccattTATCTGTTAAACTGTTATTAGGCGTTGGTGGAAGGTGTTGGgcttttttgtaataaaatataagaaaaaaaaatgcgctatttttttcttgccgTCTTAATTCCATCCTAAACTAAAAAAGAACCCCTACGCAtttgcaaatttaaataaaatcatattcTATCAGGTAGCCCgggttaaaaaaatatcatcgcTACATGTGGCGAGCAAGTACAAAagaattcaaaataaaaaaaaaccggtgaTAAAGCATCTCAACTGTCGCTTTTAGTTTCAAATGTTTGCGCAAACAGTACGCCTCCCCGTGCGCACGAACGACAGAGTTCGTAATCGTGTTAGAATCGCTTTCAGAACTTCCAAGAAAAGACGTGCCTGTGCTTCCTTCGCTAATGCTGTGGGAAGTTCGGCGCTTTGTACTTACAATGTTTAAACCTCCCCTACCCTCCTCCCCTTCCTTTCAGCACAATACTATGTTTATCCTATGTTTGAGACATGCGTACCCTTTATTCTAAATCATACTTattctgtttgcaaaaaaaaaataatgaaaaatattaaaaatcattcacaTCCGTTCGGGGGGGGACCTGTTCTGCTGTGTTCCGCAGCTCAGCCTCTCTTGGGCCAGTACGCGTCTAGCGATAGTACTGGCTGGTGGATTGGCTCCACAGGGACGACGAGAGGGTGGAGGACGCGCTGGACgacggttgctgctgcggcgaGGACGTTTGATGCCCGTACGGCGAGTAGCCGGTGCGGGACAGATGCTGCTGCACCGGCGACTGCTGGGGCACGCCGATCGACATGTGCATGTGCTGGTTCGCAGCTGcaatgaacgaaaaaaaaaaaagaaaaggaacgtTAAATTTATACGCAATGCAAGTGGAAGGCCGTCACAATGGCCGTTGCACGCTACCCGAATGGCTGGACGCGTACGAGCCGGAGCTGCCGTAGTAGTAGCCGTCGCCGAGCTCGCCCTGCCGCATCATGCCGGCCCGGGGCGAGTTGAGCTGCTCGCAGGAGTTTTTGCGCAGCGGCGCCACCCCGCCCGCGTTCACCTTCTCCGACAGCAGCTTGCTCATCGGCGACAGCTCCATCGGCTGGACCGGGACGGGCGGGTGGGCGACCGCCGTCGGTATGACCAGCGGCTGCACCGGTTGCTGGGCGGGCGGGGCCGCCGACGCCGCCGACGCCGTCGCCGCGTGCCCCGCGTTCGTCACGTGCCGGTGGTTGATGTGGGCCTGCAGGTCCCGTTGCGACAGGTAGGTGCGCCGGCAGCCCGTGTTGCCGTAGCGGGTGCCGCCGTGCGTGCACATGAACACCGTGCCGAGGCGGGTCTGCTCCACCCGCACCACCTTCTCCTTGCAGCGCGGGCACACCTTGAGCGTGTCGGAGCGGGCGCACCGCAGACAGAACACGTGCTTGCACGGTATCATGCGGCCGTAGATCAGGATCGGGTTGTCGCACTGGTCGCAGCAGTAGATCATCGGGTTGAGCACCTTCTCGCCGATCAGGTTCACCTTGTGGTTCCAGTTCAGCCGCAGCATCGGCTCGGGCGGCCCCCGGCTGATCGTGGTGAAGGTGGGCGCCTCCAGCTGGGAAATGTCCGCCTCCATGTCGATGATGAGCGGCGCGCTGGTCGGGGCGGGCAGCAGCGCACCGGGCTCCGGGTCCGGTTCGGCCGGTGCGGGCAGCACCTGGGGCGGCTGCGGCCCGCCCAGCTCCTTGATCGGCTCGTGCTCGACGCTGCGCCGCTTGCCGGACGGGGCCGGCGCTGGCTTTTCCGCCACCGCCGGCACGGCCCCATTTTCCTTTTCCGGCTCGGGGCTggccacctcctcctcctcgtccgagGAGATGACGCGCGTCGCCTTCTTGCCGCGGCCGCGGCCCCGCCCTCTGCCCCTACCGCGTGTGCCTCTGGTGCGGCCCCGGCCCCGGCCCGATCGCTTCGTACCGCTGCCACCGTCGTCCGAATCCATGCTGCTTTTAGTGCGGTTTTTGGTTCACCCGTTCTCTCTCTTCCGCTGTTCGTCCGCGTATTCAACCGCCTAcgattgctctctctctctctctctctctctctctcgctctccttccTCACTACCGACCTGGCGGCCACTACTTGCGATGCATGGTGTTGCGGATCCCGTATCCAAAGGTGTTCTTCTTctccaaaaccaaaccaccgCACTCTGATCCTacggagcaaaaacaacaaaacgtaaacaaattaGCCGCACGCATGGCGGCGGGGCGGTTCACCGCGTCGAGGTCGGCCACTTACCTACCGGTTGATTGGAGAGGCAAATGCTTTGCCGTTTCGGTGTCTGTCGCGTTTAATtccgtgtttttgtttttcttttgctgtatGGTTGAGGGCAAATAATTTCGTgacgctttttttctttctttctttctttcttgccaAGCTTTCTTCGGTGGTTACACGCACGCTCGAACCCTGCAGGGGCCGGGTTGGCTCACGGCGAGCTGTTTGACAGCTGTAGGCGGTGGTTGCAAAAAAGATGAAGTTTGACATTTGTGAACCCAACAGGATATACAGGGTTCGCCACCATGGTTTGTAAATTTTAGACAAAATCGGTTTGGTCATCTTGGATTTGGTAGAGATTTAACAGCAGAAAGccctaaaacaaaaatttaaatatttattgttattagaggcatacagtggagcgccaaTTATCCGTGCTCATTGGGACTagacctcgcccggatatgcGAATGACAcgtatacagtctgttcccgagttacgcggttctcgacatacgcggattcggaaatacgcggttttctaaatttgacagattaaatgtcaaatcagtacaatttgcgtcaagttcggtataaattgcatttatgctaacaaattgaaaccgcttaaaagccagaaatattagaattttctgcacgactcatatcaaataaatggtaaagtgtataaaagtacaaaattaaataaaaaactccgagtaatcaatagtattttagtcaaaaaacgtgaaattcgacatacgcggatattcgagttacgcggattcgtcgggaccgcagaaaccgcgtaactcgggaacagactgtaatGAGTCAATTGatgtacagcaattatccgcagtacgcgatactcgatatacgcgaattcgcagttCGCAattcctctaaatttgacagctccatgtgttttttgtaaatattttaattcattgaaatattgaaatttttgaatttcctaAATGTTCTGAAAACTTTTTGCAttgaatttgtgcaaaagatacctgttttacaacaaaaaacttaaatgcaaaactctgtggcgatatttttcaaccctcgaaccaGTAGTGTAAACCATTTTTTCATAGAAATTCGTTATACGCGAAAACTTGAGATACGCTATTGTGCTCGatcccgtacgatagcgtatatcgaaTAATGAATGTATTTAATCATAtaatcttgattttttttggtaatgtatcttttgttttgataaaaattacccagtttttattaactacATGTTTTTCAGTTGAGAATATTATAAATTTGCCAtgcattttattgttttttgttatcccAATGTGATCTgataatcgtttttttttaatatcctcctcagaaggcaatcttcttcttctccttccagAACGCAATGTCATCTTCGTAttgcactgtcatttctcaccagcacggataaacggcgaTCCATGAACTACATACATTTTACCGGAAAAGTATGTACGGTGTACcgttttatccggctttctgTTTAtacgtgctgttgagaaatgacagttcaatacaaaggtgacattgcgttatgaggaggatatttgaaaaagtgtttataatagcacattgtcataacaaaaaacactacagTTCTttgcaaattttaaatattctcattggaaaaacatagttaataaaaactgggatatttttatcataaaataaaaaaaattccaAACCCTTATCAGGGATTGGCGATAAATTATATCATTTGTGGCATTATTCGCTTAACCGGGCGTGATCAAGTCCCAAGAAGCCCgaataaacggcgctccaccttacagtagaacgtcgattatccgggggcggattaaccggcgggcggcttaaccgtgcttattaatgtgacagctgttcaaacgtacggcgaacatttgcagcgatagtcaagtggaaACCCAGTTTTTTATGCATCTCTGTAAtgtctagtggtattttcgaaattcatttttgttcatgaatagCTGTTAATCCTAtagttattaattaaaataatattctactaacgattaatccaTTGATTCAAGGTGAATTTATCATAAAACTAGAGAATCTTATAAATTTTATATGGATTGGACGATTATCCGTgaaaatcgattaaccggcaacaatccagtcccgagctgcccggataattgACGTTTTACTATATTTCGAAAAATCCGTTATCAAAGCACATTGTCATAGCAAAAAAATTGCTaaaattcatggcaaatttcaaatattcttattgaaaaaaaaacgaactaaATAAACCTGGCTAGCTTTAaccaaaacataatttaaatttaaaaaacttcaagcatttttgataaaatattaattcTGACCCATTATCCGTATTATTCGACTATCCGGGCGATGTCCAGTCCCGATGAGCCCGGATAAACAACGTTCCATTGTTTATTTAATTCCTTCAACTTTAAAAAgttaaaacataaacatgcTTTTAACgttgatttaattttcatcagaaCATTGCTTCGGTGTTGGAAAATGCACTCAAAAGTTACAAGCCTCCAAAATCGCTGGCTTTGATGGTTTTTCGCTTGCCAGTGGCAGGGTTAATACGGGTCCGTGACCCACCATCACTGACCTTACCTGGCACTTTTGACGGTGCGAAGCAGTGTAAACAGCTTTGACAGCTCGTTGCGGCTGTCAGTGCGAAAGCGATTTGCCCGCTGTTTACATTTCGGTGCattggtggttttgtttacaacgCGGTGGCTTTGTTGTACAacattttttcacatttttattttaaattagacGTTAAAATTGTAAATGAAAATTGGACAATGAAAAAAGTAATGCAAAAAGGTTACATTAAGAAAAACTATCCTAAAAGTGCAAATGATTCGAATGCCTGGCTCGAGACGCTGGCAGCTTAACTTATAGGTTATGTCGGCAGCAGTGAAGTGTTGGGGCGATCAGCTGGCGAAGGGGGGTTTCCACCGTCCGGCACATCCTGTCGCTGTTTCTGGTCCACTTCAGCGCGAGGTAATTGCCCTAACCACTGACCTTACGGCAGTGTGTCGAGAAAATGTCTGCCCCAGTTTCCAAACAACTTCACTACCATTGCCCTACGATGCGATATGCACTATTTACTAAAACGACACTACGCACTAAACTTGCTTAAATGTGGAATTTTGATGTTCAACCGCGGTTTACTCTACCAGCCCTAGTGTAAGGAACGTTTTGCAGTCTCTCCCTTTTTCCCGCCGACTCACAGTCCACAAGCCACCACGCTCTACGGCTGAAAAACGGTGGACGTGGTGCTTTCGCGCACCGAGGTGTAGCGGACCGGCGCGGAGGTAAAGCCGAGCCCCTGGGCCGCCAGCCGGCGCTTGAGACACACGATCACCAGCCCGATGATGATGCCGAGCCCGACGACGATGCCGACCGACAGCAGGGAGAGAAAGATGGCGCCCGGGCGCAGGAAGGCCGGCTTTTCGTACGTCGGTCCAGCCGGGCCCTCCTCCGGCTGGTCGCACACGTCGATGTAGTACAGCTCGACCAGGTGCATCGCGGCCAGCCCGTGGGGCGTTTCGCAGCGCGtatcgtcctcctcctcgtagTCCGAGTGGGAGAAGAAGTGGATGTAGCGGAGCACCTTCTGCAGCGCACAGTCGCAGTGCCACGGGTtctcgtgcagcagcagtatctcGAGCACGTTCAGGTAGGCGGCGGGCGGCAGGGCCACACTGCCGGTCGGTGGGTGCAGATGCTTCAGCTTCGACTGCGACAGGTCGAGCTGCGAAAGAGAGGGGGGAGTTTAGAGCGGTTGTTGCGGTTACGTTGCAGGAGCAAGCCTCGCCTACCTCACGCAGATCGGTCAGATGGTGCAGTATGGTCATGTCGAACACCTCCAGCGGCGTGTTGTTGCGCGCGAGCAGCGTGCGCAGCATGCGCACGTGAGCAAACGAGTCCACCTCGACGGTGTGCAGCACCGGCATGCTGCTCACGTTCAGCTCAAACAGATAGTCGAGTGCTGCCacacagagaagaagaagaagaagaagagaacaCCCTCAAATTAGTCCACTGTAAACAGTGCCAACACCAGGTTGCTACTCACGCTGGGCGAAGCTCAGCACCTCGATCGGGTTTTCCGCCAGGTTGAGCGTGTGCAGCGCGGCGAGCGGATAGAGCGCCTCCGGTACCGCGCCGAGCCGGTTGCCCCGCAGGTTGAGCTCGTGGAGCGACCGCATCCCGCCGAACACGCTCTCGTCCAGCTCGGTCAGCTCGGCGTACGACAGGTCGAGATGCTCCAGGTTGACGAGCTGGGCGAGGGCGCGCGCCGTACCGCCCGCCAGCCGGCCGAGCGGGTTGCGGGCAAGGGACAGCTCCCGCAGGCTCACGATGTGCTCGAACGCGTCCTCCTGCAGGTGGGCGATCGCGTTCGCGCCCAGATCGAGCTCgtccagctgcagcagcagcgggctgTCCTCGCCGACGTACTGGCCGCGGAACACGGCCGCCGTCAGCGCATCGCCCGTCAGCCGGTTGTGGCTGAGGTCGACCCGCAGCACGTTGGCGGTGTCGAGGAACAGCCCGCCCGCCACGCTGCCCAGGTTGCAGTGGCGGCAGCTGAACACCAGCGTCGTGTTGGTCGCGGGCAGCTGCTCCAGCCGGGTCAGGTTGTTCCCGGACAGCGACAGGACGATCTCGCGCTCCGGCTCGACAGTGTCGAACCGGGCCGGCCAGCCCCCGATCATGTGCGTCAGCCCCTTGCGCGAACAGTCCAGCAGATCGTACGCGTGCACCGCGCTGGTCCGGTTCGCGATCACGCACGCGCACCTGTCGCAGAGCGTCGCCGCGTCCTCGTACAGTTCCGGCGCGACCGCACCGAAGCTCGCCAGCAATATTATTATCTGGAGGAGGAGTGATAGAAAAAGATACAAGGAttaactacacacacacacacgtgcgggGTGGTGACTTACGATTCTTGATGCTCTCATCGTATGTGCTCCCTCGGGCGCGATGCAAACCAATACTACTGCCGTGGTTGCCGCTGGCAGTGCTATTTAAACGCGGAGCACATAAACCCTTCGCATCCCTCATGGTTTGCAGCACCTGTGTCCCCCCTattgctccccccccccccgctcctACTCCAAACAGTTCCGCTGGTATCAGATGCATGAGCTGGCCTCCGGGAATGCTCTTATCGCACAGCCGACGCTGCATTTATCTTATCGCGCTCGCGCTCGCCCATGCTCGGCCGTTTCGGCCATCGATTGCCAGGGGGAGAAGTGTGCGTTTCGTCTTTTGCGCCGGAACAAATCGGGCAACATGCTATTTTGCGCACAACAACCGTATGCGTCGTTCGTACGCGATCCACATATGCATAGTTGCTAGTTCGTCTGGCGCTGCTCTACTGTTTTGGGGGCTGTTGTGCGTTGCGTGCCTGTGTAAGAACAAATTGGACCGCAGGCTCTGGGAGCGTGAGAATGTTTTCCAGGCGACAAGTGCGATACAGTGCTCGGCTCCCAGTGGCACCGTAATTAGTTCAGGGTTTGGGTGTTTGTTCTATGCAACGGCTGGAACGAATCTGCTACACGACATGTTTGGCTGAGCCAGCTATTCGACCGAGGCATGCATCAGCATGCTTGTGGCATAATGTTGCCCTGCTGGGTACGATACTACTGGGCACTGGgttctggtgctgctggtactTTCGTTCTGGTTCAAAGGCAGTCTCGGAACCAATTGGCTACATGACTTTTGCTACCAACCAACTTCATTGCACATGCTAGCATAGAAGTTTTACGCGCTCCCAGGGCGATAAAAACCTGGGCGacaattatttgttttggagggggggggggggggggttcgttTGATGTAATGTCTAGAACAACGTGCTTGCAGCATTCAGCATATTCCATGTTCGATAACACGTTCTGTCGGTGCTTGCCAGCCCCCGTTGGCCGTGCGTAAGGGACGGTTTTTGtgtatggttttatttttttggaacTAATTGTTACATGCTATTTGCACAGCAATATGCTACCGTACGATCCACATACATACGTATGTTTGGTATTGTGCAGAGTGCGCTCTGAACGGTTCGGAAAATTGCACTTATTGTGGAGCTAGTTGCAGTTAGAGCGCGGCGCACATGCTGCCTGATGCTGGCCTTGCTAAGCgatggtgcgtgtgtgtgtgtaagttttTATTAGAAAAAGTGTGGAACATATCTGCTACATGACTTTTcaggctttgtttttgttgttgttgagccCTATCATAGTTTACTTTTAAGCAGCATGGCTCGCACGAGTTGTGTGTTGTATGTGTCGTCTAGAACCGATATTGCGACACGGTTTTTGTAAAAGAATGAGAACTTATTAAGAGCATGGACCGTCTAAGGTGCCAACAGAAGCAGTGTGAATGTTTT is part of the Anopheles gambiae chromosome X, idAnoGambNW_F1_1, whole genome shotgun sequence genome and harbors:
- the LOC1271922 gene encoding phosphomevalonate kinase yields the protein MANVPDGVPRVLLLLSGKRKCGKDFLADALLQRLGTDRAQIVRISEPIKRHWAEAMGLDLAALLGDGAYKERYRRQMIEWSDGRRQEDYGVFCRAACATIDRPICIVSDVRRQTDVRYFREAYGPETRLRTVRIEASEQVRHGRGWQFQAGVDDVQSECDLDGYAGWDLVLTNERPDGVGELLDRLVQLIEC
- the LOC5666744 gene encoding E3 ubiquitin-protein ligase Hakai, which gives rise to MDSDDGGSGTKRSGRGRGRTRGTRGRGRGRGRGRGKKATRVISSDEEEEVASPEPEKENGAVPAVAEKPAPAPSGKRRSVEHEPIKELGGPQPPQVLPAPAEPDPEPGALLPAPTSAPLIIDMEADISQLEAPTFTTISRGPPEPMLRLNWNHKVNLIGEKVLNPMIYCCDQCDNPILIYGRMIPCKHVFCLRCARSDTLKVCPRCKEKVVRVEQTRLGTVFMCTHGGTRYGNTGCRRTYLSQRDLQAHINHRHVTNAGHAATASAASAAPPAQQPVQPLVIPTAVAHPPVPVQPMELSPMSKLLSEKVNAGGVAPLRKNSCEQLNSPRAGMMRQGELGDGYYYGSSGSYASSHSAANQHMHMSIGVPQQSPVQQHLSRTGYSPYGHQTSSPQQQPSSSASSTLSSSLWSQSTSQYYR
- the LOC1271920 gene encoding leucine-rich repeat and transmembrane domain-containing protein 2, coding for MRASRIIIILLASFGAVAPELYEDAATLCDRCACVIANRTSAVHAYDLLDCSRKGLTHMIGGWPARFDTVEPEREIVLSLSGNNLTRLEQLPATNTTLVFSCRHCNLGSVAGGLFLDTANVLRVDLSHNRLTGDALTAAVFRGQYVGEDSPLLLQLDELDLGANAIAHLQEDAFEHIVSLRELSLARNPLGRLAGGTARALAQLVNLEHLDLSYAELTELDESVFGGMRSLHELNLRGNRLGAVPEALYPLAALHTLNLAENPIEVLSFAQPLDYLFELNVSSMPVLHTVEVDSFAHVRMLRTLLARNNTPLEVFDMTILHHLTDLRELDLSQSKLKHLHPPTGSVALPPAAYLNVLEILLLHENPWHCDCALQKVLRYIHFFSHSDYEEEDDTRCETPHGLAAMHLVELYYIDVCDQPEEGPAGPTYEKPAFLRPGAIFLSLLSVGIVVGLGIIIGLVIVCLKRRLAAQGLGFTSAPVRYTSVRESTTSTVFQP